In one window of Vibrio sp. JC009 DNA:
- the hemG gene encoding menaquinone-dependent protoporphyrinogen IX dehydrogenase: MKKALILYSSTDGQTIKISEFIGKELDDHQCDILSLHENQSIKLEDYDKVLIGASIRYGHLHKEFYKFVTANKSRLERINAAFFLVNLTARKEDQGKDTPEGSAYVKTFLKKSPWTPNMIGVFAGALLYPRYKLFDRLCIQFIMKITGGETDSSKEIEYTNWEKVAIFARKFKEL; encoded by the coding sequence GTGAAAAAAGCGCTTATACTCTATTCAAGTACGGATGGTCAGACGATAAAAATCAGTGAGTTTATTGGTAAGGAGCTGGATGACCATCAGTGCGATATTCTTAGTCTGCACGAAAATCAGTCCATTAAATTAGAAGATTACGATAAGGTGCTTATCGGGGCTTCTATCCGCTACGGACACCTGCATAAAGAGTTCTACAAGTTTGTTACTGCGAACAAGAGTCGCTTAGAACGTATTAATGCCGCTTTCTTCTTAGTTAACCTGACTGCGAGAAAAGAAGACCAGGGCAAAGATACACCGGAAGGTAGTGCGTACGTTAAGACGTTTCTGAAAAAGTCGCCATGGACGCCAAATATGATAGGCGTATTTGCCGGTGCGCTTTTATATCCAAGATATAAGTTGTTTGATCGTCTGTGTATTCAGTTCATTATGAAGATTACTGGTGGAGAAACAGATTCCAGTAAAGAGATTGAATATACCAACTGGGAAAAAGTTGCCATATTTGCCCGCAAATTTAAAGAATTGTAG